The genomic segment CACATAAATCCTTACACGACCGGGGGCGTTGGCCCAGCAGTCACGCCTGGACGTGGTCAAGGGACGCGGAAAGCTCGTCTGTGGGGTGAACGCCGTCCTCCCGGGGTTCGGCTTCCTGGACCAGAAGACGGGAAAATACACCGGCTTTGACGTGGAGTTCTGCCGGGCGGTGGCCGCGGCCCTCTTCGGGGATCCCGACAAGGTGGACTACGTGCCCCTGGACGCCCGGGTCCGCTTCCAGGCGGTGCAGAACGGGGAGGTGGACGTGGCCTTCCGCAACACCACGGTCACCGCCAACCGGGACGGGGCCTTAGGCGTGGACTTCCTGCCCGTCACCTTCTACGACGGCCAGGGGGTCATGGTGAAGAAAGGGCGGGCCAACAGCCTTAGGGAGCTTCAGGACGCCACCTTCTGCACCACCCAGGGCACCACCAACGAGAAGAACATCACCGACTACATCCGGGCCCAGCGGTGGCGGGGCGCTAAGGTCCTCACCTTTGAGGACGGCGCCAAGGTGATGAACGCTTTCCTCCAGGGGCGGTGCGACGCCTTCACCGCCGACAAGTC from the Thermus thermamylovorans genome contains:
- a CDS encoding amino acid ABC transporter substrate-binding protein, translated to MAQQSRLDVVKGRGKLVCGVNAVLPGFGFLDQKTGKYTGFDVEFCRAVAAALFGDPDKVDYVPLDARVRFQAVQNGEVDVAFRNTTVTANRDGALGVDFLPVTFYDGQGVMVKKGRANSLRELQDATFCTTQGTTNEKNITDYIRAQRWRGAKVLTFEDGAKVMNAFLQGRCDAFTADKSQLVGYRATAPKPEELVILKETISKEPLAGFVRQNDSRWRDALSWIVYATIQAEEYGITQKNLDQFLKSEVPEIRRFLGLEGTLGQDLGLPRDFVVRVLRAVGNYGEIYDRFFGAKSPFYIPRTGTLNALQRYGGLMYSPPFR